From one Gadus morhua chromosome 8, gadMor3.0, whole genome shotgun sequence genomic stretch:
- the copa gene encoding coatomer subunit alpha: MLTKFETKSARVKGLSFHPKRPWILASLHNGVIQLWDYRMCTLIDKFDEHDGPVRGIDFHKQQPLFVSGGDDYKIKVWNYKLRRCLFTLLGHLDYIRTTFFHHDYPWILSASDDQTIRIWNWQSRTCVCVLTGHNHYVMCAQFHPSEDLVVSASLDQTVRVWDISGLRKKNLSPGAVENDVRGISGVDLFGASDAVVKHVLEGHDRGVNWAAFHPTMPLIVSGADDRQVKIWRMNESKAWELDTCRGHYNNVSCAVFHPRQELILSNSEDKSIRVWDMSKRTGVQTFRRDHDRFWVLGAHPNLNLFAAGHDSGMLVFKLERERPAYAVYGNMLYYVKDRFLRQLDFNSSKDTAVMQLRSGSKFPVFSMSYNPAENAVLLCTRATNLENSTYDLYSIPKESDSQNPDAPEGKRSSGLTAVWVARNRFAVLDRMHSLLIKNLKNEIVKKVQVPSCEEIFYAGTGSLLLRDADGVTLFDVQQKRSLATVKIAKVKYVVWSADTSHVALLAKHAIMICNRKLESLCNIHENIRVKSGAWDESGVFIYTTSNHIKYALTSGDHGIIRTLDLPIYVTRVRGNSVYCLDRECRPRVLTIDPTEYRFKLALVNRKYEEVLHMVRNAKLVGQSIIAYLQKKGYPEVALHFVKDEKTRFSLALECGNIEVALEAAKALDERSCWERLGEAALLQGHHQVVEMCYQRTKNFDKLTFLYLITGNLAKLRKMMKIAEIRKDMSGHYQGALYLGDVSERVRILKNCGQKSLAYLTAATHGMDEEAEALKESFDLEKETIPEVDPKAQLLQPPPPINPLDTNWPLLTVSKGFFEGAIAAKGKAGQMAADLDMEAPGGEGWGEDAELQLDEDGFMDAQDGLGEEGGLVKEEGGGWEVEEDLDLPPELDMPSGGGGGAEDGFFVPPTKGMSPTQTWCNNSQLPVDHVLAGSFETATRLLHDQVGVVNFGPYKALFMQTLSRGRTCYLGLPSLPCLRGHPQRNWKDAGAKQGLPAVGLRLSDLIARLQQCYQLTTSGRFEEGVERFRAILLSVPLLVVDNKQEIAEAQQLITICREYIVGLTMETERKKLPKDTLDQQKRLCEMAAYFTHCNLQPVHMVLVLRTALNLFFKLRNFKTAASFARRLLELGPKPEVAQQTRKILAACEKTLTDAHQLNYDPHNPFDLCAASYVPLYRGRPVEKCPLSGACYCPTYKGQVCRVTQATEIGKDVIGLRVSPLQFR, from the exons ATGTTGACCAAATTTGAAACAAAGTCCGCCCGTGTTAAAG GGCTGAGTTTCCATCCCAAGAGGCCATGGATCCTGGCCAGTCTGCACAACGGCGTCATACAGCTGTGGGACTATCGTATGTGTACACTGATCGACAAGTTTGATGAACACGACG GCCCCGTCAGAGGTATTGACTTCCACAAGCAGCAGCCTCTCTTTGTATCCGGGGGAGATGACTACAAGATCAAG GTGTGGAACTATAAACTGAGGCGCTGCCTCTTCACTCTCCTCGGACACCTGGACTACATCAGAACCACCTTCTTCCACCAT GATTACCCCTGGATTCTGAGTGCTTCAGATGACCAGACCATTCGCATCTGGAACTGGCAGTCAAGGACCTGTGTCTG CGTGCTCACCGGACACAACCACTATGTGATGTGCGCCCAGTTCCACCCCTCCGAGGACCTGGTGGTGTCGGCCAGCCTGGACCAGACCGTGCGCGTGTGGGATATCTCCG GTCTGCGGAAGAAGAACCTCTCGCCTGGCGCGGTGGAGAACGACGTGCGCGGCATCTCGGGCGTGGACCTGTTCGGGGCGTCGGACGCCGTGGTCAAGCACGTCCTGGAG ggtcaTGACCGCGGGGTGAACTGGGCGGCCTTTCACCCCACCATGCCCCTCATTGTGTCTGGGGCTGACGACAGGCAGGTCAAGATCTGGAGGATGAACG AGTCTAAGGCCTGGGAGCTTGACACGTGCCGCGGCCACTACAACAACGTGTCCTGCGCCGTCTTCCACCCGCGGCAGGAGCTCATCCTGTCCAACTCGGAGGACAAGAGCATCCGCGTGTGGGACATGTCCAAGAGGACGGGCGTGCAGACCTTCCGCCGCGACCACGACCGCTTCTGGGTGCTGGGCGCGCACCCCAACCTCAACCTCTTCGCCGCCG gtcaCGACAGCGGCATGCTGGTGTTCAAGCTGGAGCGGGAGAGGCCCGCCTACGCCGTCTACGGCAACATGCTGTACTACGTCAAGGACCGCTTCCTCCGTCAGCTGGACTTCAACAGCAGCAAGGACACCGCTGTCATGCAGCTCCGCAG TGGGTCCAAGTTCCCAGTGTTCAGCATGTCCTACAACCCGGCCGAGAACGCAGTCCTACTCTGCACt AGGGCGACCAACCTGGAGAACAGCACCTACGACCTGTACTCCATTCCCAAAGAGAGCGACTCCCAGAACCCAGACG CCCCGGAAGGCAAGAGGTCCTCTGGGCTGACAGCCGTCTGGGTGGCCAGGAACAGGTTCGCCGTCCTGGATCGCATGCACTCG ctTCTGATCAAGAACCTGAAGAACGAGATCGTGAAGAAGGTTCAGGTGCCCAGCTGCGAGGAGATCTTCTACGCCGGCACGGGCTCCCTGCTGCTGCGCGACGCCGACGGCGTCACGCTGTTCGACGTGCAGCAGAAGCGCTCGCTGGCCACCGTCAAGATCGCCAAGGTCAAGTACGTGGTGTGGAGCGCCGACACCAGCCACGTGGCGCTGCTGGCCAAGCACG CCATCATGATCTGCAACCGCAAGCTGGAGAGCCTGTGCAACATCCACGAGAACATCCGCGTGAAGAGCGGCGCCTGGGACGAGAGCGGGGTGTTCATCTACACCACGTCCAACCACATCAAATACGCCCTCACCTCCGG CGACCACGGCATCATCAGGACCCTGGACCTGCCCATCTACGTGACGCGGGTGCGGGGCAACAGCGTGTACTGCCTGGACAGAGAGTGCCGCCCCCGCGTGCTCACCATCGACCCCACCGAGTACCGCTTCAAGCTGGCGCTGGTCAACCGCAAGTATGAGGAG GTGCTCCACATGGTGCGTAACGCCAAGCTGGTGGGCCAGTCCATCATCGCCTACCTGCAGAAGAAGGGCTACCCCGAGGTGGCGCTGCACTTCGTCAAGGACGAGAAGACCCGCTTCAGCCTGGCTCTGGAGTGCGGCAACATCGAG GTGGCGCTGGAGGCCGCCAAGGCCCTGGACGAGCGTAGCTGCTGGGAGCGCCTGGGCGAGGCCGCACTGCTGCAGGGCCACCACCAGGTGGTGGAGATGTGCTACCAGAGGACCAAGAACTTCGACAAGCTCACCTTCCTCTACCTCATCACCGGCAACCTCGCCAAGCTGCGCAAGATGATGAAGATCG CCGAGATCAGGAAGGACATGAGCGGGCACTACCAGGGAGCCCTCTACCTGGGGGACGTCAGCGAGAGGGTCCGCATCCTGAAGAACTGTGGACAGA AGTCCCTGGCCTACCTGACCGCAGCCACCCACGGCATGGACGAAGAGGCCGAGGCCCTGAAAGAATCCTTTGACCTGGAGAAGGAGACG ATCCCGGAGGTGGACCCCAaggcccagctgctgcagcccCCGCCGCCCATCAACCCCCTGGACACCAACTGGCCCCTGCTCACCGTCTCCAAGGGCTTCTTCGAGGGAGCCATCGCCGCCAAGG GCAAGGCGGGCCAGATGGCGGCCGACCTGGACATGGAGGCCCCgggaggggagggctggggagagGACGCCGAGCTCCAGCTGGATGAAG ATGGTTTCATGGACGCCCAGGacggcctgggggaggagggaggactggtgaaggaggagggcggaggctgggaggtggaggaggacctggACCTGCCCCCGGAGCTG GATATGCCGTCAGGCGGTGGAGGCGGAGCTGAGGACGGCTTCTTCGTCCCGCCCACCAAGGGCATGAGCCCCACCCAGACGTGGTGCAACAACTCCCAGCTGCCCGTGGACCACGTGCTGGCAGGCTCCTTCGAGACGGCCACCAGG CTGCTCCACGACCAGGTGGGCGTGGTGAACTTCGGGCCGTACAAGGCCCTGTTCATGCAGACGCTGTCCCGGGGCCGTACCTGCTACCTGGgcctcccctccctgccctgTCTGCGAGGCCACCCCCAGAGGAACTGGAAG GACGCCGGGGCCAAGCAGGGCCTCCCGGCGGTGGGCCTGCGCCTGTCGGACCTCATCGCGCGGCTCCAGCAGTGCTACCAGCTCACCACGTCGGGCCGCTTCGAGGAGGGCGTGGAGCGCTTCAGGGCCATCCTGCTCTCCGTGCCGCTGCTGGTGGTCGACAACAAGCAGGAGATCGCCGAG gctcaACAGCTGATCACCATCTGCAGAGAGTACATCGTGGGTCTGACcatggagacggagaggaagaaGCTGCCCAAAGACACGTTGGATCAACAGAAGCGGCTGTGTGAG atggcgGCCTACTTCACCCACTGCAACCTGCAGCCCGTGCACATGGTGCTGGTGCTGCGGACCGCCCTCAACCTCTTCTTCAAGCTGAGGAACTTCAAGACGGCGGCCAGCTTCGCCCGCCGCCTGCTGGAGCTGGGGCCCAAACCAGAAGTCGCTCAACAG ACACGCAAGATCCTGGCGGCCTGTGAGAAGACCCTGACCGACGCCCACCAGCTGAACTACGACCCCCACAACCCCTTCGACCTGTGCGCGG
- the myadmb gene encoding myeloid-associated differentiation marker homolog: MAVVLHTGPLFWTRLCAMIFACVAFSVAVHGGQLQHGTGDWCIFCWAFSFAGTLLVLLVELFGLQARAPISWKNFPITFACYATLLCLSASIIFPLYYVKGDHSYSEVHNLRIVSTVFSCLATVCYMSEVSISKARPGEVAGYMATAPGLLKVCETFVACVIFVFVSEPVLYDRHDALKYCMSVYCICFILSAAVIVLCVGECTGCLPFPFARFLSGYALLAVVLYLSATIIWPIFNFDPKNGGHKDRPSECSNAMGLCHWDKTMAVAVLTGVNFLLYLADLITSARLVFVSA, encoded by the coding sequence ATGGCTGTCGTCCTCCACACCGGCCCTCTCTTCTGGACCCGTCTCTGCGCCATGATCTTCGCCTGCGTGGCCTTCTCGGTGGCCGTGCATGGCGGCCAGCTGCAACACGGCACGGGCGACTGGTGCATCTTCTGCTGGGCCTTCAGCTTCGCCGGCACCCTGCTGGTGCTCCTGGTGGAGCTGTTCGGACTGCAGGCGCGCGCGCCCATCTCCTGGAAGAACTTCCCCATCACGTTCGCCTGCTACGCCACGCTCCTCTGCCTCTCCGCCTCCATCATCTTCCCCCTGTACTACGTCAAGGGCGACCACAGCTACAGCGAGGTGCACAACCTGCGCATCGTCTCCACCGTCTTCTCCTGCCTGGCCACCGTCTGCTACATGTCGGAGGTGAGCATCAGCAAGGCACGACCGGGCGAGGTGGCCGGCTACATGGCCACCGCCCCGGGCCTGCTGAAGGTGTGCGAGACCTTCGTGGCGTGCGTCATCTTCGTGTTCGTCAGCGAACCGGTGCTGTACGACCGCCACGACGCGCTCAAGTACTGCATGTCCGTGTACTGCATCTGCTTCATCCTGTCGGCCGCCGTCATCGTGCTGTGCGTGGGCGAGTGCACCGGCTGCCTGCCCTTCCCCTTCGCCCGCTTCCTGTCGGGGTACGCGCTGCTGGCCGTGGTGCTCTACCTGTCCGCCACCATCATCTGGCCCATCTTCAACTTTGACCCCAAGAACGGCGGCCACAAGGACCGACCCAGCGAATGCAGCAACGCGATGGGCCTGTGCCACTGGGACAAGACGATGGCCGTGGCCGTGCTCACCGGCGTCAACTTCCTCCTGTACCTGGCCGACCTGATCACCTCGGCCCGCTTGGTGTTCGTCAGTGCCTGA
- the pex19 gene encoding peroxisomal biogenesis factor 19 produces MASGSTESSAGQDAELDELLDSALDDFDKTSVPSSAPPAADASSSPDHGAEKPPLLEDSKFFESLFEGDMADQAKDEWEKAMSELAQEEPELLQHFHKLSEAAGKVGTDVASQQEFTSCLKNTLSGLAKNANNLQSSGLAGEDLVKTLEGLGLDESGEGGGGGGGGGGADDGNILPIMQSIMQNLLSKEVLYPSLKEITGKYPDWLESNKPSLSPEDYRRYEQQAQIMGDICSEFEKEGAECTDSDGKFESILDLMQRLQDLGQPPKELAGDAPAGLNFDMESLNLPGVPGAGAAENCSIM; encoded by the exons ATGGCGTCAGGATCAACCGAGTCGTCTGCTGGGCAAGATGCAGAATTGGACGAGTTATTGGATA GCGCTTTAGATGACTTTGACAAGACATCGGTCCCTTCGTCTGCTCCGCCAGCCGCAGACGCGTCCTCCTCACCCGACCATGGTGCAGAGAAG cccccACTGCTGGAGGATAGCAAGTTCTTTGAGAGTCTCTTTGAGGGTGACATGGCCGACCAAGCGAAGGATGAGTGGGAGAAGGCCATGAGTGAACTGGCCCAGGAGGAGCCCGAGCTGCTCCAACACTTCCACAAACTATCCGAGGCAGCAGGGAAAGTTG GTACGGACGTCGCCTCTCAACAAGAATTCACCTCTTGCCTCAAGAACACCCTAAGCGGCTTGGCCAAAAATGCTAACAATCTGCAG AGTAGCGGATTGGCTGGTGAAGATCTGGTGAAGACTCTAGAAGGCCTGGGATTAGAtgagagtggggagggaggcggcggcggtggtggtggtggcggtgcggATGATGGGAACATCCTACCCATCATGCAGTCCATCATGCAGAATCTGCTTTCCAAGGAGGTGCTCTATCCGTCTCTTAAAGAAATCACCGGCAAG TACCCTGACTGGCTGGAGTCCAATAAGCCGAGCTTGAGCCCGGAGGACTACCGGCGGTACGAGCAGCAGGCCCAGATCATGGGGGACATCTGCAGCGAGTTTGAGAAGGAGGGGGCAGAGTGCACGGATTCGGACGGCAAGTTCGAGAGCATCCTGGACCTGATGCAACgg CTGCAAGACTTGGGTCAGCCTCCTAAAGAATTGGCAGGAGATGCA CCGGCGGGCTTGAACTTTGACATGGAGTCCCTGAACCTCCCAGGAGTACCTGGGGCGGGTGCGGCGGAGAATTGCTCCATCATGTGA